From Candidatus Nomurabacteria bacterium, one genomic window encodes:
- the rplB gene encoding 50S ribosomal protein L2, translating into MKKYKPTSAGRRDGSVIEYKKKLSSTKSNPLKSLTKGKRSTGGRNSAGRITTHYRGAGNKRTFREIDFKYNKKDVPAKVETIEYDPNRSGFIALVCYADGERRYILAPRNLEVGDEIIVSEKAKVKTGNRLPLAAIPVGTFVYNVEINPGAGAKLGRSAGNAIEVVAQDSKHTTLKMPSTEIRKVLNTAWASIGEVSNEEYRLVSIGKAGRARHMGLRPKNRGAARNAVDHPHGGGEGRSPRGHRRQRTKQGRPTGKGQKTRSPKKYSNKLIVSRRKPGRLMRGNK; encoded by the coding sequence ATGAAAAAATATAAACCAACATCAGCGGGTCGTCGTGACGGCTCGGTGATCGAGTACAAGAAGAAGCTTTCTTCTACCAAGAGCAATCCGCTCAAGTCGCTCACCAAGGGTAAGCGAAGTACTGGTGGTCGTAACAGCGCTGGTCGCATTACTACTCACTACCGTGGGGCAGGTAACAAGCGAACCTTCCGCGAGATCGACTTCAAGTACAACAAGAAGGATGTTCCTGCTAAGGTAGAGACTATCGAGTACGATCCAAACCGTTCAGGTTTCATTGCGCTCGTATGTTACGCCGACGGTGAACGCAGGTACATTCTTGCACCTCGCAACCTCGAGGTAGGTGATGAGATCATTGTCTCAGAAAAGGCAAAGGTCAAGACAGGTAACCGTTTGCCACTTGCAGCTATCCCAGTTGGTACCTTCGTATACAACGTGGAGATCAACCCAGGAGCAGGTGCAAAGCTTGGCCGTTCTGCTGGTAACGCGATTGAAGTCGTTGCACAGGACAGCAAGCACACCACCCTCAAGATGCCATCAACTGAAATCCGTAAGGTGCTAAACACTGCATGGGCTTCAATCGGTGAGGTGTCAAACGAGGAATACCGTCTCGTGAGTATTGGTAAGGCAGGACGCGCACGTCACATGGGTCTTCGTCCGAAGAACCGTGGTGCGGCTCGTAACGCCGTAGACCACCCACACGGAGGTGGTGAAGGACGCTCACCGCGTGGTCATCGCCGACAGCGAACCAAGCAGGGTCGTCCAACCGGAAAGGGTCAGAAGACTCGTTCACCAAAGAAGTACTCAAACAAGCTTATTGTTTCTCGCCGCAAGCCAGGTCGCTTGATGCGGGGAAATAAGTAA